From Vitis vinifera cultivar Pinot Noir 40024 chromosome 5, ASM3070453v1, the proteins below share one genomic window:
- the LOC100256778 gene encoding protein GAMETE EXPRESSED 2 isoform X3: MIEGHLYPSVCVASWMSPINEFVAGTRVTVLILPRDAFGNNISSSSDDPNSSNFIVSASNATGSVANLLNITNLGWNKFGYISIELNVATAGSLLLHVEGENQALNGSPLPFKVNPGPLDVANCVATWNFGTNVLQIFSKVEIFIHQQDQYGNLVSGLYAFDAQVVEKETNLSIPVADLHFEEVLPGIQLFSFSVLEPGNFILTIFDTKQNKSISNMPYDYTVFVGYCDGLKSVINGSGLDNSVAGEMSRFTIYLNDIYQYPSPVELEWLQVQIVRVIDSYHLLPSIYPMQIVNGSRLNGTLSYDATSHLEISPAPSVELNDTSVGNSIVQASALNVIYTPEKSGIYEIRLFCGNIELNNGRTFTKEVRAGEVNMTLSGVVKYAPKVPKLIKNEIVVKLLDSFSNPITLQQSRLKLEIGSINSSGLSWMFVDNNDGSYVAHYLAKDVGTYELCASFDGNHFLPCPFGVNVYSSEYFPKAYDDVVSVWEDQSIAFDALENDYFAGDSANITDSSEPDHGSLLQYGGLFRYTPYKGFFGNDSFNYTISDVNGNLATGAVHISVLSIPPQFVSFPSQLQAIEDMISPRFGGFPGFEITYSDMMENISVNLSAEYGTIFLSPMLMQFWQPLSSGLSVNRGDGEAEDLILEGRAEVINIALQSIKYLGNENFCGDDAIQVSTMNRNGINYLNVPVFVEPINDPPFIHVPEFIILKNSKEDGSLIFDREQDKFEFFIGDPDLLYVPGGESLFVVMFSVEVNSGSLVVNLPAELINTTELKLKNSYQWQTLQTFVTISKHFMVKAKGIRFRGTVNDCNYVMQQLIYQGGEHGAVLTVTLNDMGNYGGCPDSAEKISMPLFTEASVNLIRRSPMSSLVAHTLGSAIVVEFVVVFFLGVLLLFFTCRCAIVLINERRSCDVKNIRLSKVSSLHKPTPNTDLSTDVTYFTGCCPSRLLLTGRPSDFHQSFRSHHHSRNGDSGDSAQDTFGASQSYSDRYQRTPLPSSMPLAIEKGKSVTV, encoded by the exons ATGATTGAAGGGCATTTATACCCATCTGTTTGTGTTGCTTCATGGATGAGTCCTATAAACGAATTTGTAGCTGGCACAAGAGTCACAGTTCTGATACTTCCTAGAGATGCCTTTGGGAATAATATCTCTTCTTCAAGTGATGATCCAAATTCTTCTAATTTTATAGTTTCTGCATCTAATGCAACTGGTTCAGTGGCAAACCTTCTCAATATCACCAACCTGGGATGGAATAAATTTGGCTACATCAGCATTGAGTTGAATGTGGCCACAGCTGGAAGCCTGTTGTTACATGTAGAAGGGGAAAATCAGGCTTTGAATGGTTCTCCACTACCATTTAAGGTGAACCCAG GACCACTGGATGTCGCCAACTGTGTGGCAACATGGAATTTTGGGACAAATGTACTACAAATATTTTCTAAAGTGGAAATCTTTATACATCAGCAAGACCAATATGGGAACCTTGTTTCAGGATTGTATGCATTTGATGCTCAAGTTGTCGAAAAGGAGACAAATTTGTCTATACCTGTAGCAGATTTACACTTTGAAGAAGTGTTGCCTGGAATTCAGTTATTTTCATTCAGTGTATTGGAACCAGGGAACTTCATTCTGACAATATTTGACACAAAGCAGAATAAGAGCATCTCCAATATGCCCTATGACTATACTGTCTTTGTAG GTTATTGCGATGGGTTAAAGAGTGTCATCAATGGATCTGGTTTAGATAATTCTGTTGCTGGAGAAATGTCACGTTTTACTATTTATTTGAATGATATTTATCAGTATCCCTCCCCAGTTGAATTAGAATGGCTTCAAGTGCAAATTGTGCGGGTAATCGATTCCTATCATCTACTTCCAAGCATATACCCAATGCAGATTGTCAATG GAAGCAGGCTGAATGGAACACTGAGCTATGATGCCACCAGTCATTTAGAAATTTCTCCTGCTCCATCTGTTGAGCTGAATGACACT TCTGTTGGGAACTCGATAGTTCAGGCAAGTGCTTTAAATGTCATTTATACACCTGAGAAGAGTGGGATTTATGAAATTCGTTTATTTTGTGGAAATATTGAGTTGAATAATGGTCGCACATTCACAAAGGAAGTAAGAGCAG GTGAGGTTAATATGACGCTTTCAGGAGTTGTCAAGTATGCACCCAAAGTACCAaagttgattaaaaatgaaatagttgTGAAGCTATTGGATTCATTTTCTAATCCCATAACGTTGCAACAATCAAGACTCAAACTAGAGATTGGTTCAATTAATAGTTCTGGTTTGAGTTGGATGTTTGTGGATAACAATGATGGGTCATATGTTGCTCACTATCTGGCTAAGGATGTTGGCACTTATGAATTATGTGCTTCTTTTGATGGCAACCATTTCTTACCGTGTCCCTTTGGGGTCAATGTATACAGTA GTGAATATTTTCCTAAAGCCTATGATGATGTGGTATCTGTCTGGGAAGATCAGTCAATCGCTTTTGATGCTTTAGAAAATGATTACTTTGCTGGTGACAGTGCAAATATTACTGACTCTTCAGAA CCAGATCATGGATCACTTCTACAGTATGGAGGACTCTTTAGATATACTCCCTATAAGGGTTTCTTCGGAAATGATTCTTTCAATTACACAATATCTGATGTAAATGGAAATCTTGCTACTGGTGCAGTACATATATCTGTTCTTAGTATCCCACCTCAGTTTGTTTCCTTTCCAAGTCAGTTGCAAGCAATTGAAGATATGATAAGTCCCAGATTTGG TGGTTTCCCTGGTTTTGAGATAACATATTCAGATATGATGGAGAACATATCTGTTAATTTAAGTGCAGAATATGGGACGATTTTTCTCTCTCCTATGCTGATGCAATTTTGGCAGCCATTGTCGAGTGGACTTTCTGTCAACAGAGGGGATGGAGAAGCTGAGGATTTGATTTTGGAGGGTCGTGCTGAAGTAATTAATATTGCCCTTCAGTCAATCAAATATCTTGG AAATGAGAACTTTTGTGGTGATGATGCCATCCAAGTATCTACCATGAATagaaatggaataaattatttgaatgtTCCAGTCTTCGTGGAACCTATCAATGATCCTCCATTTATTCACGTTCCTGAATTTATTATCTTGAAGAATAGTAAAGAAGATGGTTCACTAATCTTTGATAGAGAACAAGACAAGTTTGAGTTTTTCATTGGGGATCCAGATCTTCTTTACGTCCCTG GTGGTGAATCTCTTTTTGTGGTAATGTTTTCTGTGGAGGTCAATTCTGGAAGTCTGGTTGTCAATCTACCGGCTGAGCTCATTAATACAACTGAACTGAAGCTAAAGAATAGTTATCAATGGCAAACTCTTCAGACTTTTGTTACCATCTCAAAACATTTTATGGTCAAAGCAAAGGGAATTAGATTTCGGGGAACAGTTAATGACTGCAACTATGTCATGCAACAACTAATATATCAA GGTGGAGAGCATGGTGCTGTTTTAACAGTGACATTGAATGACATGGGAAATTATGGGGGTTGTCCAGACTCCGCTGAAAAGATATCAATGCCCCTGTTTACTGAAGCTAGCGTAAATCTAATAAGACGAAGCCCAATGAGTTCATTGGTAGCTCACA CCCTAGGATCAGCAATTGTCGTTGAATTCGTCGTGGTGTTTTTTCTTGGTGTGctacttttatttttcacatgcaGATGTGCAATTGTTCTCATAAATGAAAGACGAAGCTGTGATGTCAAGAATATTAGGCTATCTAAAGTATCAAGTTTGCATAAACCAACT CCCAACACAGATTTATCTACGGATGTGACTTACTTCACTGGTTGTTGTCCAAGCCGCTTGTTACTTACTGGCCGGCCTTCCGATTTCCACCAGAG CTTCAGGTCACACCACCATTCAAGAAATGGAGACTCCGGAGACTCTGCCCAAGACACTTTCGGGGCCTCTCAATCTTATAGTGATCGCTATCAACGGACTCCTCTTCCTAGTTCCATGCCGCTAGCTATTGAAAAGGGGAAGAGTGTGACGGTTTGA